From Miscanthus floridulus cultivar M001 chromosome 15, ASM1932011v1, whole genome shotgun sequence, the proteins below share one genomic window:
- the LOC136507639 gene encoding uncharacterized mitochondrial protein AtMg00810-like, whose protein sequence is MPVVKPATIRTMLTIATSHRWPTRQLDVSNAFLHGHLQEHVFYQQPPGFIDATCTNAVCLLDKLLYGLRQAPRAWFNRFATFVIGIGFMPMRSDSLLFVLCHGNNIAYLLLYIDDIVFTGSNTTLLQQIVDRLRREFAVKYLSELSFFLGIDVKCDATSFHLSQHRYAEDILDRAGMTNCKPATTPFDAKGKLSADGTKIDDAKAYRSLAGALQYLMITRLDLAFVVQQACLHMHDPRAPHQALLKRILWYIHGTSHLGLHLQASAELSVTAYSDADWEGCPDTQRSTSGFCVFLGDALVSWSSKRQPTVSRSSAEAEYRTVANAAAECIWLRQLLGELGCGISKATIACGDNVSAVYMSTNPVHHKRTTHIELDIHFVRERIQVGELRVLHVPTGEQYADVITKGLLTSTFEAFQTNLCVVPMATTP, encoded by the coding sequence ATGCCGGTGGTCAAGCCGGCGACTATCCGCACTATGCTCACCATCGCCACCTCTCATCGGTGGCCTACACGACAGCTCGATGTCTCCAATGCATTCCTACACGGTCATCTGCAGGAacatgttttctatcaacaaccTCCCGGGTTCATCGATGCAACGTGTACCAATGCTGTCTGCCTCCTCGACAAATTGCTCTATGGCCTCCGTCAAGCACCTCGTGCCTGGTTCAACCGCTTCGCCACATTCGTCATCGGCATTGGCTTCATGCCAATGCGGTCGGACTCGTTGTTGTTCGTCCTGTGCCATGGTAACAACATCGCCTACCTTCTTCTGTACATCGATGACATCGTGTTTACAGGATCGAACACAACCCTGCTCCAGCAGATTGTCGACCGTCTACGTCGGGAGTTTGCCGTCAAATATCTCAGCGAGCTCAGCTTCTTCCTCGGCATTGATGTCAAGTGTGACGCCACGAGTTTCCATCTGTCCCAGCACCGGTACGCTGAAGATATCCTCGACCGAGCAGGGATGACGAATTGCAAGCCCGCAACGACTCCTTTCGACGCCAAAGGGAAGCTTTCTGCTGATGGCACCAAGATTGACGATGCCAAGGCCTATCGTAGCTTGGCTGGGGCACTGCAGTACCTCATGATCACGCGTCTGGATCTTGCGTTTGTTGTCCAGCAGGCGTGCCTCCATATGCACGATCCACGTGCACCTCACCAGGCGTTGCTCAAGCGAATTCTGTGGTACATCCACGGAACGAGTCATCTTGGCCTTCATCTCCAAGCTTCGGCCGAGCTCTCCGTCACCGCCTACTCCGACGCCGACTGGGAAGGGTGCCCGGACACACAACGGTCGACATCCGGCTTCTGCGTGTTCTTGGGAGATGCTCTGGTCTCTTGGTCGTCCAAAAGACAGCCGACGGTTTCCCGATCCAGCGCGGAAGCCGAATACCGCACCGTCGCCAACGCCGCCGCTGAGTGCATATGGCTGCGTCAACTTCTCGGCGAACTCGGCTGCGGGATCTCCAAGGCGACCATCGCGTGCGGCGACAATGTCTCCGCTGTCTACATGTCCACAAACCCGGTGCACCACAAGCGAACCACGCACATTGAGCTCGACATCCACTTCGTCCGGGAACGCATCCAAGTCGGCGAGCTTCGCGTTCTTCATGTGCCCACCGGTGAGCAGTACGCTGATGTGATAACCAAGGGCCTTCTGACATCGACGTTTGAGGCTTTTCAAACCAATCTATGTGTTGTACCTATGGCGACTACCCCATAG
- the LOC136507640 gene encoding uncharacterized protein encodes MAQVEANSKARNLIIQGIGRSDFDRVVHLKSAYQVWKALCDYHEGSSTIKEVCQDMYKKDYMRFEMKPGEALDDFFARFNKVLSNLRAVNVTYTNAENARQLLGALDMSISEMKVTSIRESTVMSTLTLDVLYSKLETHELDVFARKNPNKSIALASQHSESSSSSFVLSFLSSLTDEQLEQLPEEELAHFSSRFDKALQNVRIRKTKSEDSRRCFECGSLKHIRPKCPKYLARIARDEEDKEEEIETSDRKKHTFRDNNKKGYLNRKLVHRVLSALDQVNLSDVDTDSEDDTPKGKKKLIGLCLMASNKSSINSDIDSDSEGNESEPSYDDLACAVEKLGALVDKRNKKIKKLDILIESLHAEIARLKTLIPDDDSCKSCELVYAELTSLRNVHASTLEQLEAEKDKNEKHVCAPIEPTSCDKCELLKLKLKDADVKIAQLKDNFAMHEVLSCSNCGKKDKSKNGSCENCATLLKRIDYLQGKMETKVLNQILEQKTSTHKTGLGFDPYAHSKTHAPNVVKPLGTRKFEIANEPKNMIFKSAGIMSSTNQVNTNVASTSQVKHKVKYTCTHCGKDGHLVDFCFRLAKQQRKEKAKAMSHFRRSQFVPREVVSPFFVHRVNQTPFVDRNTSKSKSEFFHKNTCVMPTRAFSRVSQYWIPNKCFMTNPSTKASTSCNAM; translated from the coding sequence ATGGCACAAGTGGAGGCAAACAGCAAGGCGAGGAACTTGATCATTCAAGGAATTGGAAGGAGCGACTTTGATCGCGTTGTGCATCTTAAATCTGCATATCAGGTATGGAAAGCACTTTGTGATTATCATGAGGGTTCATCTACAATTAAAGAGGTATGTCAAGATATGTATAAAAAGGATTACATGCGTTTTGAGATGAAACCCGGTGAAGCCTTAGATGATTTCTTTGCTCGCTTTAATAAAGTTTTAAGTAATCTACGTGCTGTTAATGTTACATATACTAATGCTGAAAATGCACGTCAATTACTTGGAGCTCTAGATATGTCTATATCGGAGATGAAAGTTACATCTATTAGAGAATCTACCGTCATGAGTACACTTACTTTAGATGTTCTCTATTCTAAATTGGAAACTCATGAATTAGATGTTTTTGCTAGAAAGAATCCGAATAAATCAATTGCTTTGGCCTCTCAACATAGCGAATCATCTTCATCGAGCTTTGTATTGTCATTCTTGTCTTCACTAACTGATGAACAGCTAGAGCAACTTCCCGAAGAAGAATTAGCACACTTCTCTTCTCGATTTGATAAAGCTTTGCAGAATGTGAgaataagaaaaacaaaaagtgAAGATTCCCgaagatgttttgagtgtggctCACTCAAACATATTCGTCCTAAGTGCCCAAAGTATTTAGCAAGAATTGCAAGGGATGAAGAGGACAAAGAAGAAGAAATAGAAACAAGTGACAGGAAGAAGCACACTTTTAGGGACAACAACAAGAAGGGCTACCTGAATCGCAAGCTGGTGCATCGTGTTCTTTCTGCTCTTGATCAAGTCAACTTGAGTGATGTGGACACTGATAGCGAGGATGATACTCCCAAAGGTAAGAAAAAATTAATTGGGTTGTGTCTAATGGCAAGCAACAAAAGCTCCATCAACAGTGACATTGATAGCGACAGTGAAGGTAATGAATCAGaaccttcttatgatgatttgGCTTGTGCTGTTGAAAAACTTGGTGCTTTAGTAgataaaagaaataaaaagattaaGAAGCTTGATATTTTGATTGAATCTTTACATGCTGAAATTGCAAGACTTAAAACATTGATACCTGATGATGATTCTTGCAAATCTTGTGAATTAGTGTATGCTGAGCTTACTTCATTAAGGAATGTGCATGCTTCTACTTTAGAGCAACTTGAGGCTGAAAAAGATAAaaatgagaaacatgtttgtgctcCTATAGAACCAACTTCTTGTGATAAATGTGAATTGCTTAAGTTGAAGTTGAAAGACGCCGATGTTAAAATAGCACAACTGAAAGATAATTTTGCTATGCATGAGGTTCTTTCATGCTCTAATTGTGGTAAAAAGGATAAATCTAAGAATGGCTCATGTGAAAATTGTGCTACCCTATTGAAACGTATTGATTACTTGCAAGGGAAAATGGAAACTAAAGTTTTGAATCAAATTTTGGAACAAAAGACTAGCACACATAAAACTGGTTTAGGTTTTGATCCTTATGCTCATTCTAAGACCCATGCGCCAAATGTTGTTAAACCTCTTGGTACCAGAAAATTTGAGATAGCAAATGAACCTAAAAATATGATTTTTAAATCTGCTGGTATTATGTCTTCTACTAATCAAGTGAATACAAATGTTGCTTCTACTTCTCAAGTTAAACATAAAGTTAAGTACACTTGCACTCATTGTGGTAAAGATGGACATCTAGTAGATTTTTGCTTTAGACTAGCTAAACAACAAAGGAAAGAAAAGGCTAAGGCTATGTCTCATTTTAGAAGATCACAATTTGTTCCACGTGAGGTTGTGTCACCATTCTTTGTGCATAGGGTGAATCAAACACCTTTTGTTGATAGAAACACAAGTAAATCTAAATCTGAATTTTTCCATAAGAATACTTGTGTTATGCCTACACGTGCTTTTAGTCGTGTGTCTCAGTACTGGATTCCTAATAAATGTTTTATGACTAACCCCAGTACAAAGGCCTCGACATCTTGTAATGCTATGTAG